One window from the genome of Anopheles merus strain MAF chromosome 3R, AmerM5.1, whole genome shotgun sequence encodes:
- the LOC121597749 gene encoding myosin heavy chain, muscle isoform X12 produces the protein MPKPPVQVGEDPDPTEFLFVSLEQKRIDQSKPYDSKKACWVPEEKEGYVLGEIKATKGELVTVALPGGETKDFKKDLVSQVNPPKYEKCEDMSNLTYLNDASVLHNLRQRYYAKLIYTYSGLFCVVINPYKRYPLYTNRCAKMYRGKRRNEVPPHLFAVSDGAYVNMLTNHENQSMLITGESGAGKTENTKKVIAYFATIGASGKKDENAEKKGSLEDQVVQTNPVLEAFGNAKTVRNDNSSRFGKFIRIHFTGSGKLAGADIETYLLEKARVISQQTLERSYHIFYQIMSGSVKGLKEMCFLSNDIYDYNSVSQGKITIPNVDDGEECLLTDEAFNVLGFTQEEKDNIYRITSAVMHMGRMQFKQKGREEQAEADGTEDGDRVAKLLGVGTDDLYKNLLKPRIKVGNEFVTKGQNKDQVTNSVGALCKGIFDRLFKWLVKKCNETLDTKQKRAQFIGVLDIAGFEIFDFNGFEQLCINFTNEKLQQFFNHHMFVLEQEEYKKEGINWAFIDFGMDLLACVELIEKPMGILSILEEESMFPKATDQTFAEKLMTNHLGKSAPFMKPRPPKPGIPAGHFAIGHYAGVVSYNISGWLEKNKDPLNDTVVDQFKKGSNALMVEIFADHPGQSADPAAAKGGRGKKGAGFATVSSSYKEQLNNLMTTLKSTQPHFVRCIIPNEMKTAGVVDAHLVMHQLTCNGVLEGIRICRKGFPNRMMYPDFKLRYLILAPAAMQAETEGKKAAEKCFEAIGLDPDSYRIGHTKVFFRAGVLGQMEEFRDERLSKIMSWMQAWCRGYLSRKEFKKMQEQRVSLEIVQRNLRKYLKLRTWAWWKLWQKVKPLLNVSRVEDQIAKLEEKATKAQEAYEKEEKLRKELEALNSKLLAEKTALLDSLSGEKGALQEYQEKAAKLTAQKNDLENQLRDTQERLAQEEDARNQLFQTKKKLEQEIGSQKKDAEDLELQIQKIEQDKASKDHQIRNLNDEIAHQDELINKLNKEKKMQGEVNQKTAEELQAAEDKVNHLNKVKAKLEQTLDELEDSLEREKKLRGDVEKAKRKVEGDLKLTQEAVADLERNKKELEQTVLRKDKEISALSAKLEDEQSLVGKLQKQIKELQARIEELEEEVEAERQARAKAEKQRADLARELEELGERLEEAGGATSAQIELNKKREAELAKLRRDLEEANIQHEGTLANLRKKHNDAVAEMAEQVDQLNKLKTKAEKERTQYFAELNDARIGCDQLSNEKAAQEKIAKQLQHTLNEVQSKLDETNRTLNDFDASKKKLSIENSDLLRQLEDAESQVSQLSKIKISLTQQLEDTKRLADEEARERATLLGKFRNLEHDLDNLREQVEEEAEGKGDIQRQLSKANAEAQLWRSKYESEGVARAEELEEAKRKLQARLAEAEETIESLNQKCIALEKTKQRLATEVEDLQLEVDRASSIANAAEKKQKAFDKIIGEWKLKVDDLAAELDASQKECRNYSTELFRLKGAYEEGQEQLEAVRRENKNLADEVKDLLDQIGEGGRNIHEIEKSRKRLEAEKDELQAALEEAEAALEQEENKVLRAQLELSQVRQEIDRRIQEKEEEFENTRKNHQRALDSMQASLEAEAKGKAEALRMKKKLEADINELEIALDHANKANAEAQKNIKRYQQQLKDVQSALEEEQRARDDAREQLGISERRANALQNELEESRTLLEQADRGRRQAEQELSDAHEQLNEVSAQNASIAAAKRKLESELQTLHSDLDELLNEAKNSEEKAKKAMVDAARLADELRAEQDHAQTQEKLRKALEQQIKELQVRLDEAESNALKGGKKAIQKLEQRVRELESELDSEQRRHADAQKNLRKSERRIKELTFQSEEDRKNHERMQDLVDKLQQKIKTYKRQIEEAEEIAALNLAKFRKAQQELEEAEERADIAEQAATKFRTKGGRAGSVQRGASPAPQRQPSAMPALAGLNLPTFDDHGF, from the exons ATGCCAAAGCCACCAGTTCAGGTCGGAGAGGATCCCGATCCAACTGAGTTCCTTTTCGTCTCGCTCGAGCAGAAGCGTATCGATCAGAGCAAGCCGTACGATTCCAAGAAGGCTTGCTGGGTTCCGGAAGAGAAGGAGGGCTATGTGTTGGGTGAAATCAAGGCCACCAAGGGTGAGCTGGTCACCGTTGCCCTGCCCGGTGGTGAG ACCAAGGACTTCAAGAAGGACTTGGTGTCCCAGGTCAACCCACCGAAATACGAGAAATGCGAGGATATGTCCAACTTGACATATCTTAACGATGCCTCTGTACTCCATAACTTGAGACAGAGATACTACGCTAAGCTTATCTAC ACCTACTCGGGCTTGTTCTGCGTTGTCATCAACCCGTACAAGCGTTACCCGCTGTATACCAACCGTTGCGCCAAGATGTACCGTGGCAAGCGCCGTAATGAAGTGCCGCCGCATCTGTTCGCCGTCTCTGACGGTGCCTACGTCAACATGTTGACGAACCACGAGAACCAGTCTATGCTGATTACCGGTGAATCTGGTGCCGGAAAGACTGAGAACACCAAGAAGGTCATTGCGTACTTCGCCACCATTGGCGCTTCGGGCAAGAAGGACGAGAACGCCGAGAAGAAGGGCTCGCTGGAAGATCAGGTCGTCCAGACTAACCCCGTACTTGAGGCCTTCGGTAACGCCAAGACCGTCCGTAACGATAACTCGTCTCGTTTC GGTAAGTTCATCCGTATCCACTTCACTGGAAGCGGTAAGCTGGCTGGTGCCGATATTGAGACTTACCTGCTGGAGAAAGCCCGTGTCATCTCGCAGCAGACTCTGGAGCGCTCGTACCACATCTTCTACCAGATTATGTCTGGATCCGTCAAGGGATTGAAAG AAATGTGCTTCTTGTCGAACGACATCTACGATTACAACAGCGTTTCTCAGGGTAAAATCACCATTCCCAACGTCGATGACGGCGAGGAATGTCTGTTGACCGAT GAAGCCTTCAACGTTCTGGGTTTCACTCAGGAGGAGAAGGACAACATCTACCGTATCACTTCCGCTGTCATGCACATGGGTCGTATGCAGTTCAAGCAGAAGGGTCGCGAAGAGCAGGCTGAGGCTGACGGTACCGAGGATGGTGACCGTGTTGCTAAGCTGCTCGGTGTCGGCACTGACGATCTGTACAAGAATCTGCTGAAGCCACGTATTAAGGTCGGTAACGAGTTCGTCACCAAGGGTCAGAACAAGGACCAGGTCACCAACTCGGTCGGTGCCCTTTGCAAGGGTATCTTCGATCGTCTCTTCAAGTGGCTGGTCAAGAAGTGTAACGAGACTCTGGACACCAAGCAGAAGCGCGCTCAGTTCATTGGTGTGCTGGATATTGCAGGTTTCGAAATCTTCGAC TTCAACGGTTTCGAGCAGCTCTGTATTAACTTCACCAATGAGAAGCTGCAGCAGTTCTTCAACCACCACATGTTTGTACTGGAGCAGGAAGAATACAAGAAAGAGGGTATCAACTGGGCCTTCATCGATTTCGGTATGGACTTGCTGGCCTGTGTTGAGCTGATCGAAAAG CCCATGGGTATCCTGTCGATTCTTGAGGAAGAGTCTATGTTCCCGAAGGCCACTGATCAGACCTTCGCTGAGAAGCTGATGACGAACCATCTCGGCAAGTCGGCTCCGTTCATGAAGCCGCGCCCACCGAAGCCAGGCATCCCGGCCGGTCACTTCGCCATTGGTCACTACGCTGGTGTTGTGTCGTACAATATCAGTGGATGGCTTGAGAAGAACAAGGATCCGCTGAACGACACTGTCGTCGATCAGTTCAAGAAGGGTAGCAACGCCCTGATGGTTGAGATCTTCGCTGATCACCCAGGCCAGTCGGCTGATCCGGCCGCCGCCAAGGGAGGTCGAGGCAAGAAGGGTGCTGGTTTCGCCACTGTCTCGTCCTCGTACAAGGAACAGCTGAACAACCTGATGACGACGCTGAAGTCTACTCAGCCTCACTTCGTCCGTTGTATCATTCCCAACGAAATGAAGACGGCCGGTGTCGTTGATGCTCACTTGGTCATGCACCAGCTGACTTGTAACGGTGTACTTGAAGGTATCCGTATTTGCCGTAAGGGCTTCCCTAACCGCATGATGTACCCTGACTTCAAGCTGCG TTATCTGATCTTGGCCCCAGCCGCCATGCAGGCTGAAACTGAGGGCAAGAAGGCTGCCGAGAAGTGCTTCGAAGCTATCGGTCTGGACCCCGACTCCTACcgtattggtcacaccaag GTGTTCTTCCGTGCCGGTGTCCTGGGTCAGATGGAGGAGTTCCGTGATGAGCGTCTCAGCAAGATCATGTCCTGGATGCAGGCTTGGTGCCGCGGTTACCTGTCGCGTAAGGAGTTCAAGAAGATGCAGGAGCAGCGCGTCTCCCTGGAGATCGTCCAGCGCAATCTGCGCAAGTACCTGAAGCTGCGTACCTGGGCCTGGTGGAAGCTGTGGCAGAAGGTCAAGCCTCTGCTTAACGTTTCCCGTGTTGAGGACCAGATTGCT AAACTAGAAGAGAAGGCCACGAAGGCTCAGGAGGCCTATGAGAAGGAAGAGAAGCTGCGCAAGGAACTGGAGGCTCTCAACAGCAAGCTGCTGGCTGAGAAGACCGCTCTCTTGGACTCGCTATCCGGTGAGAAGGGTGCCCTCCAGGAATACCAGGAGAAGGCCGCCAAGCTGACCGCCCAGAAGAACGACCTGGAGAACCAGCTGCGC GACACCCAGGAGCGCCTGGCCCAGGAAGAGGATGCCCGCAACCAGCTCTTCCAGACCAAGAAGAAGTTGGAGCAGGAAATCGGCAGCCAGAAGAAGGATGCTGAGGACCTGGAACTGCAGATCCAGAAGATTGAGCAGGACAAGGCCTCGAAGGATCACCAGATCCGCAACCTGAACGATGAGATCGCCCACCAGGATGAGCTCATCAACAAGCTGAACAAGGAGAAGAAGATGCAGGGTGAGGTCAACCAGAAGACCGCCGAAGAGCTGCAGGCCGCCGAAGACAAGGTGAACCACCTGAACAAGGTGAAGGCCAAGCTGGAGCAGACTCTCGATGAGCTGGAGGACTCGCTTGAGCGCGAGAAGAAGCTGCGCGGTGATGTCGAGAAGGCTAAGCGCAAGGTTGAGGGTGACCTCAAGCTGACCCAGGAGGCTGTTGCCGATCTGGAGCGCAACAAGAAGGAGCTGGAGCAGACCGTCCTGCGCAAGGATAAGGAGATCTCCGCCCTGTCTGCCAAGCTGGAAGACGAGCAGTCGCTGGTTGGCAAGCTGCAGAAGCAGATCAAGGAACTGCAGGCTCGCATTGAGGAGCTCGAGGAGGAAGTCGAGGCCGAGCGTCAGGCCCGCGCCAAGGCTGAGAAGCAGCGTGCTGATCTGGCCCGTGAGCTCGAGGAGCTGGGCGAGCGTTTGGAGGAGGCTGGTGGTGCCACCTCGGCCCAGATTGAGCTGAACAAGAAGCGTGAGGCTGAGCTGGCTAAGCTGCGCCGCGATCTGGAGGAAGCCAACATCCAGCATGAGGGCACTCTGGCTAACCTGCGCAAGAAGCACAACGATGCCGTCGCTGAGATGGCCGAGCAGGTCGATCAGCTGAACAAACTGAAGACCAA AGCTGAGAAAGAGCGTACTCAATACTTTGCTGAGTTGAACGATGCCCGCATCGGTTGCGATCAGCTTTCCAATGAAAAG GCCGCCCAGGAGAAGATCGCCAAGCAGCTGCAGCACACTCTGAACGAAGTACAAAGCAAGTTGGACGAAACCAACCGCACTCTGAACGATTTCGATGCCTCCAAGAAGAAGCTGTCGATCGAGAACTCCGATCTGCTGCGCCAGCTGGAGGACGCCGAGTCGCAGGTGTCGCAGCTGAGCAAGATCAAGATCTCGCTCACTCAGCAGCTCGAGGATACCAAGCGTCTTGCCGACGAGGAGGCTCGCGAGCGCGCCACCCTGCTGGGCAAGTTCCGCAACCTGGAGCACGACCTGGACAACCTGCGCGAGCAGGTTGAGGAGGAGGCTGAGGGCAAGGGAGACATCCAGCGCCAGCTCAGCAAGGCCAACGCTGAGGCTCAGCTGTGGCGCAGCAAGTACGAGTCGGAGGGCGTTGCCCGTGCCGAGGAGCTCGAGGAGGCCAAGCGTAAGCTGCAGGCCCGCCTTGCCGAGGCTGAGGAGACCATCGAGTCGCTGAACCAGAAGTGCATTGCACTGGAGAAGACCAAGCAGCGCCTGGCCACCGAGGTCGAGGATCTGCAGCTCGAGGTTGACCGTGCCTCGTCGATTGCCAACGCTGCtgagaagaagcagaaggcGTTCGACAAAATCATTGGAGAATGGAAGCTGAAGGTCGACGATCTGGCCGCCGAGCTGGATGCCTCGCAGAAGGAGTGCCGCAACTACTCGACCGAGCTGTTCCGTCTGAAGGGTGCCTACGAGGAGGGCCAGGAGCAGCTTGAAGCCGTCCGCCGTGAGAACAAGAACTTGGCCGATGAGGTCAAGGATCTGCTGGACCAGATCGGTGAGGGTGGCCGCAACATCCACGAGATTGAGAAGTCGCGTAAGCGCCTGGAGGCCGAGAAGGACGAGCTGCAGGCCGCCCTCGAGGAGGCTGAAGCCGCCCTGGAGCAGGAGGAGAACAAGGTTCTGCGTGCTCAACTTGAACTGTCTCAGGTCCGTCAAGAAATTGACCGCCGCATCCAGGAGAAGGAAGAAGAGTTCGAGAACACTCGCAAGAACCACCAGCGCGCCCTGGACTCGATGCAGGCTTCCCTGGAGGCCGAAGCCAAGGGTAAGGCCGAGGCTCTGCGTATGAAGAAGAAGCTGGAAGCCGACATCAACGAGCTGGAGATTGCTCTGGATCACGCCAACAAG GCTAACGCTGAGGCCCAGAAGAACATCAAGcgctaccagcagcagctgaaggACGTCCAGAGCGCCCTGGAGGAGGAACAGCGCGCCCGCGACGATGCCCGCGAGCAGCTGGGTATCTCGGAGCGCCGTGCCAACGCTCTCCAGAACGAACTGGAGGAGTCGCGCACCCTGTTGGAACAGGCCGACCGTGGCCGTCGCCAGGCCGAGCAGGAGCTCAGTGATGCTCACGAGCAGCTGAACGAAGTGTCCGCCCAGAACGCTTCGATCGCCGCCGCCAAGAGGAAGCTCGAGTCTGAGCTGCAGACCCTGCACTCCGACCTGGATGAGCTGCTGAACGAGGCCAAGAACTCCGAGGAGAAGGCCAAGAAGGCTATGGTTGATGCCGCTCGTCTGGCTGATGAGCTGCGCGCCGAGCAGGACCATGCCCAGACCCAGGAGAAGCTGCGCAAGGCGCTTGAGCAGCAGATCAAGGAGCTGCAGGTCCGCCTGGATGAGGCCGAATCGAACGCCCTGAAGGGAGGCAAGAAGGCCATTCAGAAGCTGGAGCAGCGCGTCCGCGAGCTCGAGTCGGAGCTGGACAGCGAACAGAGACGACATGCCGATGCCCAGAAGAACCTGCGCAAGTCGGAGCGTCGCATCAAGGAGCTGACCTTCCAGTCGGAGGAAGACCGCAAGAACCACGAGCGCATGCAGGATCTGGTTGACAAGCTGCAGCAGAAGATCAAGACTTACAAGAGGCAGATTGAGGAAGCCGAGGAGATCGCCGCCCTCAACTTGGCCAAGTTCCGCAAGGCCCAGCAGGAGCTGGAGGAAGCCGAGGAGCGTGCCGACATTGCCGAACAAGCTGCCACCAAATTCCGCACCAAGGGAGGACGTGCCGGTTCCGTACAGCGTGGTGCTAGCCCAGCA CCCCAGAGACAGCCGTCTGCCATGCCTGCTCTTGCAGGACTGAACCTTCCCACATTCGACGATCACGGTTTCTAA